A genomic stretch from Camelus ferus isolate YT-003-E chromosome 17, BCGSAC_Cfer_1.0, whole genome shotgun sequence includes:
- the KLHDC8B gene encoding kelch domain-containing protein 8B, with translation MATGGGRAFAWQVFPPMPTCRVYSTVAYQDGHLLVLGGCGRAGLPLNTAETLDMVSHTWLALAPLPTARAGAAAVVLGKQVLVVGGVDEGQSPVAAVEAFLADEGRWERRATLPQAAMGVATVERDGMVYALGGMGPDTAPQAQVRVYEPRRDCWLSLPSMPTPCYGASTFLHGNKIYVLGGRQGKLPVTAFEAFDLEARTWTRHPSLPSRRAFAGCAMAEGSVFSLGGLQQPGPHNFYSRPHFVNTVEMFDLEHGSWTKLPRSLRMRDKRADFVVGSLGDHIVAIGGLGNQPCPLGSVEGFSLTRRRWEALPAMPTARCSCSSLQAGPRLFAIGGVAQGPSQAVEALCLRDGV, from the exons ATGGCTACTGGAGGTGGCCGAGCCTTTGCTTGGCAGGTGTTCCCCCCCATGCCCACCTGCCGGGTATATAGCACAGTGGCATACCAGGATGGGCATCTGCTAGTGTTGGGGGGCTGTGGCCGGGCTGGACTGCCCCTGAACACTGCCGAGACACTGGACATGGTCTCGCATACATGGCTGGCACTGGCGCCCCTGCCCACTGCCCGggctggtgcagctgctgtggtaCTGGGCAAGCAGGTGCTAGTGGTGGGCGGTGTGGATGAAGGCCAGAGCCCAGTAGCTGCTGTGGAGGCCTTTCTGGCTGACGAGGGCCGCTGGGAGCGCCGGGCCACCCTCCCTCAGGCAGCCATGGGGGTTGCAACTGTGGAGAGAG ATGGTATGGTGTATGCTCTGGGGGGAATGGGCCCTGATACGGCTCCCCAGGCCCAGGTTCGGGTGTATGAACCCAGACGGGACTGCTGGCTTTCACTGCCCTCGATGCCAACACCCTGCTATGGGGCCTCCACGTTTCTGCATGGGAACAAGATCTATGTCCTGG GGGGCCGCCAGGGCAAGCTCCCAGTGACTGCTTTTGAGGCCTTTGATCTGGAGGCCCGTACCTGGACCCGACACCCAAGCCTGCCTAGCCGCCGGGCCTTTGCTGGCTGCGCCATGGCCGAAGGCAGCGTCTTTAGCCTGGGTGGCCTGCAGCAGCCTGGGCCTCACAATTTCTACTCCCGCCCACACTTTGTCAACACTGTGGAGATGTTTGACCTGGAGCATG GGTCCTGGACCAAGCTGCCCCGAAGCCTGCGCATGAGGGATAAGAGGGCCGACTTTGTGGTTGGCTCCCTTGGGGACCATATCGTGGCCATTGGGGGCCTAG GAAACCAGCCGTGCCCTCTAGGCTCTGTGGAGGGCTTCAGCCTAACACGGCGGCGCTGGGAGGCACTGCCTGCCATGCCTACGGCCCGCTGCTCCTGTTCTAGTCTGCAGGCTGGGCCCCGGCTGTTTGCCATCGGGGGTGTGGCCCAGGGTCCCAGTCAAGCTGTGGAGGCATTGTGTCTGCGTGATGGAGTCTGA